One window of Pocillopora verrucosa isolate sample1 chromosome 9, ASM3666991v2, whole genome shotgun sequence genomic DNA carries:
- the LOC131775392 gene encoding uncharacterized protein — MMTMSVRLIWLAQYHFYTTISAAAEEECRLLLYFKPMKDKTLLNHVMIRIDIPGEDVCSIRCFHQPNCLSYNVGPLEQSNRYLCEISDSTDVRHPGDLVQRLGFTYQGIKSPCNTDVCGKNMTCQAGYTSKGYRCMKNITSTPLNFRNLVAKEHFHNCSDAPNITGVYNTSHHDWGLFPVYCDQTYDGGGWTMVFKVASGLSPLDVGGIWSSPSLYHENLNETFDLTSAYPTHYKNRIVLNWKNFNPKEVRVVIYKESQQVTSLKFNATGTDNLNWFSHENLIYSPWIDLKMFSTVNFGLLGPIVSNRFFEITGPYTGCQTDIGWLVVTSHPVCPWDRRSPQPSIQYSKQGVASLWKITHSPTYRRTSLSLTFHMRNSPFRMNIILTRESLSL, encoded by the exons ATGATGACAATGAGTGTAAGGCTTATATGGCTGGCTCAGTATCACTTTTACACTACAATCAGTGCAG CAGCTGAAGAAGAATGCAGACTACTGCTTTATTTTAAACCAATGAAAGACAAAACTCTCCTCAATCATGTCATGATAAGAATAGATATACCAGGAGAAGATGTCTGCAGCATCCGATGTTTCCATCAACCCAATTGCTTGTCTTATAATGTTGGACCGCTGGAACAAAGCAACCGATACTTGTGTGAGATCAGCGACTCCACTGACGTACGACATCCGGGAGACTTGGTTCAGCGGTTAGGATTTACCTACCAGGGAATAAAG AGTCCATGTAACACTGATGTTTGCGGGAAGAATATGACTTGTCAAGCGGGTTACACCAGCAAAGGATACCGTTGTATGAAAAACATCACGTCGACGCCATTAAACTTCAGAAACCTAGTTGCCAAAGAAC ACTTTCATAATTGTTCTGATGCACCCAACATAACGGGAGTTTACAATACATCTCACCATGACTGGGGCCTTTTTCCTGTGTACTGTGATCAGACATATGATGGAGGAG GCTGGACGATGGTATTCAAAGTTGCTAGTGGCCTCTCTCCATTGGACGTTGGTGGAATTTGGTCGTCACCCTCCCTATATCATGAAAATCTCAACGAAACCTTCGACTTAACGTCAGCTTATCCAACTCATTACAAGAATCGTATTGTACTGAACtggaaaaattttaaccctAAAGAG GTTCGCGTCGTTATATACAAGGAAAGTCAACAAGTCACCTCCCTCAAGTTCAATGCCACTGGTACAGACAACTTGAATTGGTTTTCACATGAAAACCTAATTTACTCGCCATGGATTGATCTCAAGATGTTCTCAACCGTAAATTTTGGCCTTCTGGGTCCCATAGTTTCCAATCGCTTCTTTGAGATAACTGGCCCTTACACTGGTTGTCAAACTGATATCGGTTGGTTGGTAGTTACTAGTCACCCAGTATGTCCTTGGGACAGACGATCACCTCAGCCTAGTATCCAATACAGCAAGCAGGGTGTGGCGTCGCTATGGAAAATTACG caTTCACCAACGTACAGACGTACATCCCTTTCATTGACTTTTCACATGCGTAATTCTCCCTTCAGAATGAATATTATTCTAACAAGAGAATCCTtaagcctttga
- the LOC131775391 gene encoding uncharacterized protein — protein MPFTWICFLLLELCSMIPKIAWSQDTRTNFDSEYGQNSRQNLFSVDKFHYLNVPRIDIITPYDDFQCILKCLDHPLCVSVNFAAEGKKWCALLSSNKFNDPDKLKESKSWHHYSSFKFPCSSNPCQNGGACVVAKHKLEMFECICKNGYSGEFCEKIFPAVQLQNCSQAPKKTGIYNILNHGSGPFPVYCDQTTDGGGWMMIFKVIGGINSSFSAGEFWNSSDTFSENVTAALDTTSSYRGNYKNRIVQSWQMFSPKEARVALYTNGTEVVSIIFNAKGTTHLDWFSQKNLIQSPWTDLRNAKNIFPFHIDGHHGVRSFEITASYGGCELDSGWLVITGPDCGWERRQGVVPGILYSKKTHNITWNDNQADVGVAEVIIVYLR, from the exons ATGCCTTTCACTTGGATCTGTTTTCTGTTACTGGAGTTGTGTTCAATGATACCCAAGATTGCCTGGTCACAAG ATACTCGTACTAATTTCGATTCCGAGTATGGGCAGAATTCAAGACAGAATCTGTTTTCAGTGGACAAGTTCCATTATCTAAATGTACCCCGAATTGACATAATTACACCATATGATGACTTTCAATGCATCTTAAAATGTCTTGACCATCCGCTCTGCGTTTCTGTGAACTTTGCCGCCGAAGGAAAAAAGTGGTGTGCGTTACTGTCCTCCAACAAGTTTAACGACCCCGACAAACTCAAAGAAAGCAAGAGTTGGCATCACTATTCGTCTTTTAAG tttCCTTGTTCTTCCAATCCATGCCAAAACGGAGGAGCTTGCGTTGTCGCCAAACACAAACTGGAGATGTTCGAGTGCATCTGTAAGAACGGTTACTCtggagaattttgtgaaaaaa tATTTCCAGCCGTTCAGCTTCAGAACTGCTCTCAAGCTCCCAAGAAAACTGGGATTTACAACATTTTGAATCACGGATCAGGGCCTTTCCCTGTCTACTGCGACCAGACAACGGACGGTGGAG GTTGGATGATGATATTCAAAGTTATTGGTGGaataaattcttcattttctgcTGGGGAGTTCTGGAATTCATCCGACACATTTTCAGAAAATGTTACCGCTGCCCTAGATACCACTTCATCCTACCGAGGAAACTACAAAAACCGTATTGTACAAAGTTGGCAAATGTTCAGTCCTAAAGAG GCTCGTGTAGCACTTTACACAAATGGAACTGAAGTCGTGTCTATCATATTCAATGCTAAAGGGACAACACACTTGGACtggttttcacaaaaaaatcttATTCAATCACCATGGACTGATCTTAGGAACgcaaaaaacatatttccctTTCACATCGATGGCCACCATGGGGTGCGCAGCTTTGAAATTACTGCCAGCTACGGGGGATGTGAGCTAGACTCTGGATGGCTTGTGATTACTGGACCTGACTGTGGCTGGGAAAGAAGACAAGGTGTTGTCCCAGGAATACTATACAGCAAGAAAACTCACAATATCACATGGAATGATAATCAAG CTGATGTTGGAGTTGCTGAGGTGATAATTGTATACCTACGTTGA
- the LOC136283501 gene encoding uncharacterized protein: MDEEQQKHQEELGLWKKEAKAAQDRFKEDITTMNRRHREDIKRLERELTEAKEKSEQTKNADDSLVQNLEAKIVDLENRLRQPLADSEEVLRLRTRLQESDKMLQSAEQQINELETRSESWRQEVPGSLFLNVVSYMVPSDLREGSVDDSRKRIAAAVRQSGTKSRLGGNFSN, encoded by the exons ATGGACGAAGAACAGCAGAAACACCAAGAAGAGCTCGGTTTGTGGAAGAAGGAGGCCAAGGCTGCACAAGACAGA TTTAAAGAGGACATCACCACCATGAACCGAAGACACCGTGAGGATATCAAACGTCTGGAACGGGAATTGACTGAAGCTAAA GAGAAaagtgaacaaacaaaaaatgccGATGACTCGCTCGTACAAAATCTGGAAGCGAAAATCGTAGATTTGGAGAATCGCTTGCGTCAGCCGTTGGCAGACTCCGAAGAAGTTCTAAGATTAAGAACCAGGCTTCAGGAGTCGGATAAGATGCTCCAAAGTGCCGAGCAGCAGATAAACGAACTGGAAACGAGAAGTGAATCTTGGAGACAAGAGGTACCAGGTTCTTTATTCCTGAATGTCGTTTCATACATGGTCCCTTCTGATTTGCGTGAAGGAAGCGTAGACGATAGTCGAAAGCGAATCGCCGCGGCCGTTCGGCAATCGGGGACAAAGAGCCGTTTGGGGGGAAATTTTAGCAATTGA
- the LOC131775362 gene encoding uncharacterized protein: MYFTWICFLLLELCSTIPEIAWSQGKKWCALLSSNKFNDPDKLIESKSSHHYSSFQNPCGSSSCQKNSTCQAGFTSKGYRCVCAQGLRGENCNQVILPQNCSQTPKKTGVYEISNHGSDSFPVYCDQTSDGGGWTMIFKYIGGNSSSPTADTLWSSFDTLSENVIAALDTTSTYQGNYKNRIVQSWQIFNPQEARVVLYTNGAEVMSMKFNARGRTNVDWFTQNNLLQSPWTDLKSATNIYPFRINGHHGARNFEITAKYVGCPNDVGWFMIGGAVCAWERFHPVPAILYSKKTHRITWNNVQADVGGAEVMVVYVR; the protein is encoded by the exons ATGTATTTCACTTGGATCTGCTTTCTGTTACTGGAGCTGTGTTCAACAATACCCGAGATTGCTTGGTCACAAG GAAAAAAGTGGTGTGCGTTACTGTCCTCCAACAAGTTTAACGACCCCGACAAACTCATAGAAAGCAAGAGTTCGCATCACTATTCGTCTTTTCAG aaTCCTTGTGGAAGCAGCTCATGTCAGAAAAATTCTACTTGTCAAGCTGGGTTTACTTCAAAAGGATACCGTTGTGTCTGTGCACAAGGACTCAGGGGAGAGAATTGTAACCAAG tcATTCTGCCTCAGAACTGTTCCCAAACCCCAAAGAAAACAGGAGTCTACGAAATTTCCAACCATGGATCAGACTCATTCCCAGTGTACTGcgaccagacaagtgatggagGTG gttGGACGATGATATTCAAATACATTGGAGGAAATTCTTCCTCTCCGACTGCTGACACGTTATGGAGTTCATTCGACACATTATCAGAAAATGTTATCGCTGCCTTAGATACCACTTCAACCTACCAGGGAAACTACAAAAACCGTATCGTTCAAAGTTGGCAAATTTTTAACCCTCAAGAG GCTCGTGTAGTGCTTTATACGAATGGGGCAGAAGTTATGTCTATGAAGTTCAATGCCAGAGGAAGAACTAACGTGGACTGGTTTACACAAAATAATCTACTACAATCACCATGGACAGATCTTAAGAGTGCGACAAACATATATCCCTTTAGAATCAATGGACATCACGGTGCACGAAACTTTGAAATTACAGCTAAGTACGTAGGATGCCCTAATGATGTTGGGTGGTTTATGATCGGGGGAGCCGTCTGTGCTTGGGAGAGATTTCACCCTGTGCCGGCAATTCTATACAGCAAGAAAACTCACAGAATCACATGGAATAATGTCCAAG CCGACGTCGGGGGCGCTGAGGTCATGGTTGTGTATGTACGTTGA